One window of Phoenix dactylifera cultivar Barhee BC4 chromosome 5, palm_55x_up_171113_PBpolish2nd_filt_p, whole genome shotgun sequence genomic DNA carries:
- the LOC120110798 gene encoding 60S ribosomal protein L37-3-like: protein MGKGTGSFGKRRNKTHTLCVRCGRRSFHLQKSRCASCGYPSARIRKYNWSVKAIRRKTTGTGRMRYLRHLPRRFKSNFREGTEATPRRRATAATSS from the exons ATG GGTAAGGGCACGGGGAGCTTCGGCAAGAGGAGGAACAAGACCCACACGCTCTGCGTGAGGTGCGGTCGCAGGAGCTTCCACCTCCAGAAGAGCCGTTGCGCCTCCTGTGGATACCCCTCTGCGCGAATCCGCAAGT ATAATTGGAGTGTGAAGGCCATAAGAAGAAAGACAACAGGCACAGGAAGGATGAGGTATCTTCGTCACTTGCCTCGAAGGTTCAAGAGCAATTTCAGAGAAG GAACTGAAGCAACTCCAAGGAGGAGGGCTACAGCAGCGACATCTTCTTAA